DNA from Triticum aestivum cultivar Chinese Spring chromosome 7D, IWGSC CS RefSeq v2.1, whole genome shotgun sequence:
TCCTTTTGCCATCACTCATTGGTTGAACACTAGATAGAAAAGTATTTTTTAATGGTCAGAAAAGTATATTCTGAGTTTTTCTGTTGACTTATGCAGTAAATTCGCCCAATATTATCCTTACAGGTACCAAAAATGAAGTGATTTTGTTCTGAGAGCTACTCCTTGTCTTGTTGCATCCATATCTAGAAGCCAAGGAGGTGCTACCTGTCTATATTGGAGCTTCCACATCCTTAGCCTAATTGACACGTCGATTATGTCGTGTAATGTACTCATCTTCCATAGCCACTTATGCACAATTGGGTTTCTTACAGGTGTAACACGTGGAGTACATACAATTCAAGCTCAGGTGGTGCAGCATCTTGTCTTGTGAAGTATCTGAAACTGAAAATCCACCAGTGAAGATCATCAGCGTGTGGCTGCAGAGAGTGCTATTCTGTCAGGCAAATTTAGGacaccctcatcctcgacaattTTTTGCAAGACCAATTGACAGTGTCCATCTTGTACCTGTGAGAAGCGAGAACTGAAACCATCAGCGGGCAAATGCGGCCCTGAGCAGGAGCATATTTCCTCGTGTATCACCAAGGTGAAGGCCTCTTCTCTGATACATTTGAGCTTTGCATTGTATTATGCGCAACAAGTGTTCCTGTTTATTTCGATAAAGGCAACAAGTGTTTCTATGTGCTAGCAGTTATATTATAGAGATATGCAGTGGACAATCAGCTCTGTTTCAGTTCAGGCATCTATGGGAGTTTGCAGAAACCTTGTACGGTTTATAACTTTACTACCAGTCTATGGATTTGGGTCCAGGGTATAGGTATCGCTAGTCTAATCAATAGAAAATTGAAAAATGTTTTTTTTCTTAGCATTATCCATCTTTCCCTTGCCATATTTTGCAATGATGGCTTACAGGCTGCAAATGTTCTCCCGCAGAACACTACTCTGGATAATCAAGCTACTGTCACAACTCTGGGAACCAAATAAGATAGTCTCTACTTTTTATTCCACACATCAAGGGCCACGTTACAGTTATCCAAGCTTGCTTACTGTATATACCAGGGAAGCaacaacacaagcaagcaaagaaaaaagaaataaacaaGAACTAGTACAACGCAACTCAAAACAGAGTATTCAACTCTGTACTGACGTCAATTCCATGTAAATAGGCATAATTCCTGTCTGATCTTCACACACATATATTACTAATATTAGGAAATCTTTTCTTGAGGGGAGTAAGATGCGCAAATCTACTCCCTTCAAGTTTGGTGAACTCTGGTGAGTAATCTGGCCCACGCAGACTGCAATGAGCAGTGTAGTATAGTGATTGGAGCGGCAACGCTGACCTGCACAACAAGACTTTTGCAAACCCGATATCACCACGCGGGGCAACAACACTAGCACCCGAACTTGCCTGATATACCAACCTGGCCAGTTCTGTCTGACATCGATATGGAGTCTTAGAAATGGTCACCTCACATATGTTTGCGTAGTTTGGTAGCAAATTCTCTGCCAAATCTGCAATGTACCCAATTCCATCGCCCAACAGCGACAGCCCCCCTATATTGCTTCCCAGCACCTTGCACCAGAACCGGGGATTCGGATGAGCTTTCAGCACCCTGCCGACGATTTTCGCTCCGAAGAATGACCCATTTAGCTTCCTTGCAATCGCGTTACCTGCTGCTAACATCCTTGGGTCCTCCTCGACATCTCTGCCAGCAAACGCGTGTGCCTTGAAGAAGAACCAGTACTCCTGATGCGGCATAACCTTCAGATTGATTGGCTGCACCGTTCCCAAGCTGGCGACATCCCTGTTGTTTGTGGTGATTATGATCCTGCTCCCGAATTTGCCATGTCTCAAGATTGGCAGTAACTCTTCTAGCATCTGTTTCTTGCCCATGTCGACATCTTCAAATACCATCAAGAACCTCTTGCTGAGGTATTTCTCCTTGAGTACATGCAGTATTTCGATGAATTTTTTAGCATCTCTAACTGCATTTTTGGATCCTAGAACAAACACCGCCTCACCCCGAGCCATTGCTCTGGTGTATGAGAAATTGGAATACAAAATTATTGGAAAGTGGTTGCGCACCCTCTCATCATCGCAGACATGCTGCGCAAGGGTGGTCTTCCCGACTCCCATGCCGCCAACAATCGGGAGCACACCCAGTTTTCCTCCGGTTGACGGACCACCATCGTGCAGTAGGAAGTTGATGATCCTCTGTTTCTCGACATGTCGGCCGAACATCTGCCCCTCGATGAAGATATTAGTAGCCAAAGGACGATGGATGGGCTGGCAGTTCTGTAGGAGCATCATGAACTCCTTGAGATCACCGGATATGGTTTCCAAGATTTCCACCACTCTGTCAATCTCCTCAGGACCACCAACATCATTGCGAGACAGTAGGCTCTTCACGGCACATGCCGCTACGCGCACACGCTTTGCAGGATTAAACAAGGATAAAGAAAAAGGTTGTGTTCCTACCTTGTCAGCATGGTCATCTTCAAGCTCCTGCTCTCTACATCGGACCGTGTCGAGCAAGTAACGGCCCTGGTACACACCGTCGTTGAGCTCCGAAAGCCACTCGAGGGTGCCGCAGTTTGTGATGTGCCTCCCTTTGGCCTCCTCTACCGCACTGTGAACCTTGACGAGCATATGGCAAATCCTCCGTAGCTTGGCGTCGGTGCACCCTTGGCCTTTGAACTGGCCAGCGAGAAGAGATATCACCCTACCGACCATGTCCCCGACAACCGCCGAGATGATGAGCTCCGCCATGATAAAATCCCCTTGCTTCTGTTTGGATGTGATAGCAATTCTATGGTTCTGAATGAAATCAGAAGTCAGGGTGAGCTTCAATGGTCTGTGTGGTGGAGATATACAAGCAGTAGCATGAGAGCGACACCAAAGACTTGAGTGCTGTGAGTCCACATTACACTGCAAGTCTACAACGCGTGTTTTGCCTCTATGAAAGGGACTGCTGATTGAGGTTGCACAACCAGTTAATGTGGTTATATTTTTAACTTTTAAGTATCACACATCAGAACAAAAAGTTAACAGGAACAAATTTTCCTTTTGCCATCACTTATTGGTTGTACAGTACTACTATATAGAAAGGTATCTTTTTTGAATGGTCAGAAAAGTATATTCTGAGTTTGTCTTGTGACTAGTGCAGTAAATGGTCGATTATTATCCTTACAGGTACCAAAAATGAAGGGATTTTGTTTTGAGAGCTAGTCCTTCCCTTGGAGCATCCACATCTAGAAGCCAAGGAAGGGCTACCGGTCTATATTGGAGCTTCCACATCCATGGCCTAACCACTAGTGCTTGCAGTGCAATTGACATGTCCATAGTGCTGTGTCATGTACTCGTCTTCCATAGCCACTTATGCCGAATTGTTGTTTTTCTTGCAGTTACTTCTTACAGGATTAACACGTGCCGCACATATAATTCAAGCTCAGGTGGTGTGGCATATGGTCTTGTGAAGCAGTATCTGAAACTGGAAATCCATCAGTGAAGATCATCAGTGTGCGACCGCATAGAGTGCTATTCTATCAGGTAAATTTAGGACACCCTCATGGCCTCATCCTTGACAATTTGCAAGCCAATTGACATTGTCCATCTTCTACCTGTGAGAGGCCAGGATGGAAGATCTTTCAGGCAGGAAAAGGAGAGGAAAGGGAATCCTGATCTGCTCTGCTGAAACCATTGGCGGGCGAATGCGGCAACGAACatgagcaccctagcttgagatCACCAAGGTGAATTTTTCGTATCCATTTTGTTGGTCCTTGCTGTGCAACAAGTGCTTCTCTGCACTAGCAGTTCCATAGAGATATAGGGTGGACAACCAGTTGTCTTTCGGTTCAGGCATATATGTGAATTTTCAGAAACCATTTCCTGTTCATAACTTTACTAGGAGAGCATGTTTCATCTTTTCTGCACACTGATTCTCTTCAAATATGTGATAATTAAGGCCTGCTGCACAGCTTATGTTTCTTTATGCATGATAATATATACAAGCATcataaataaaaataaaccatcTGTCCGTTCCTTACCCGGTTTGTTCTCAACATGATTCTTTCTCTTCGTGTTTGTGTCAACTTTTTTAGTTCACAGCAAGTTTAAATTCAGCACATTTCTTTTGGTGTACTTGCATTCTAGGGTATTTTAGGCTACTAGCTCTTGGAACTTGTTAAAAATcagcaactaaaatttgaaccgtctATTAGAAAATCCACCGGTGATGATCAATTTTTTGTGGCTGCAGAGAGTGCTATCCTATCAAGTAAATTTAGGACACCATCAACCTCAACGTTGACAATTTGCAAGACCAATTGACAGTCCCTTCTCCTACCTGCGAGAAGCCAGAACAGAAGAAGTTCTGGGCAGGAAGAGAAGGAGAGGAAAGGGATTCCTGCTCTGCTGAAACCATTGCCAGGCGAATGTGCAACAGCACTATATATAGAGATGTGTAAGGTGGGACAACCAGTTCTCTTGCAGTTGAGGCATCTGTTTTGGTTTTCAGTAACCATTTCCTGTTGATAATTTTACCAGCAGAGCATGGGTTAGGTTCAGGTCCCTGGTACAGTGGTCTAATCATCTTTGCTATCCGTCTTTGCAGTGGTGGCTTACAGGTCGGTATGATGACGTGATCACGATCAGAGCACATTCTGCTAGTGCTGTCACAGCCTATTGTGCTGATACGAGAGAAATGATGCACCTGTTCAGCTTGAGCCAACTTTTTCTTCTTGTTGATGCTGCAGTGGAGAAAGAATTTATGCGCGTACCTCTTTTGTGCGGCCGCGGCCAGACGACGCGTGAACCACCGCCGCCCGCCGTTGCTGTCGGGCACCGCAGCACCCGTGACCGGCCAGGGCAGGGGGTGGGGACTGGGGAGTACACGCTTGCCCATGCCCAGCaaggaaaggaaaggaagggaAAGGAGGCATCCATGCTAGGATAAGCAAAAAATCTGAGGTAAGACGGCGACGGCCCCCCATTGATGCGCTTAAGTGGCGAACCGCAATGAATGGCCGGATAATCCCGTCGCCATCACCCGGACGCTTGTTCGATTTGGAGTCGGACTGCGGTGCGCGCGTCAGTCACCACGGTCACCGTCCGACACCGCAAGCTAGTGGGGACGTGCGTGCCCCGCGCATCAGCAGAGCGTCCGCTCTGCCCCGCCGCTGACCTTGCCCAAAGCAGTATAAAACCAGAGCCACCTCCTGTGCCATGCTATGCTACGCTCGGCCGCCGCGCGCACGGCAACGCACTAACCATCCATGCCCGTCTCACTCCACTAGCGCGCGCCTTCACATCTCCACCGAGAAGCAGAGCATTCGCCGCCAGCACCATGGCGAGTCCGGCTGCCGTGTCCGCCGTCGCTGTGGCCCTGGCGCTGCTGGTGGCGTCAGCGGACGCGTGGCTGCACGAGGAGTTCGACACGGAGGGCAACGTGCGGGCCGGCTACGACGCGCGGGGGCAGCAGGTGGCGTCGATCGTCCTCGACCGGCAGTCCGGCGGCGCCTTCCGCTCCCGGCGCAGCTACCTCTACGGCCAGTTCAGCGTCCAGATCAAGCTCGTCCCCGGCAACTCCGCCGGCACCGTCGCCTCCTTCTACGTACGTATTGGATTCGTTTCGATTCGTTTTGAGCACAGAATATACTATATCTATAGTTGACATTCGACTACGCCGGCGTTGCTACTTCGTTGATGCAGCTGTCGTCGGGCGACGGGCCGAGGCACGACGAGATCGACATGGAGTTCATGGGCAACAGCACCGGTCAACCCGTGGCGCTCAACACCAACGTGTGGGCCAACGGCGACGGCAAGAAGGAGCAGCAGTTCTACCTCTGGTTCGACCCGGCCGCCGACTACCACACCTACACCATCATCTGGAACGCCAAGAACGTCATCTTCAAGGTGGACGACCTCTTCCTCCGCTGCTTCACCCGCCACGCCGACCTGCCGTACCCGGGCGCCAAGCCCATGGCGGTGCACGCGACGCTCTGGGACGGCAGCTACTGGGCGACGCAGCGGGGCAAGGTGAAGGTGGACTGGACCACCGCGCCCTTCGTCGCCTCCTACCGCGGCTACTCCGCCGACGCCTGCGTgcccgccggcgccggccgcccgCTCGCCTGCCCCGCCGGCACCGGCCGCTGGATGCGGCGCCGGCCCAGCGCCGCCGAGCGGGGCACCGTCGCCTGGGCTAAGAAGAATTACATGCGCTACAACTACTGCGACGACGGCTGGCGGTTCCCCAAGGGGTTCCCCGCCGAGTGCTCCCGCGGCTGACCGGTGTTTGCTCGACACCAACCTCTGATCGATCATGGATCATCGATGGACATGACATATTCTTGGTTGCCTCTATCTGCCATTTCTTGCCTCCGATGTATATGTACATTTTGGCATCCATTGATCCATACTCTTCTTGATGATCTCGCCCTCTCTGCTTTCTTACTGCCATAGTGATTGTTACCGAGACGGATTAAAGATAATAAAGGTGAATTCTTCAAGTAAATGTTGGAGCAGCTGTGAATATGCCACTGTAATTAACCTGGCACCTGCACATGGTGTCAGTCTCGGGCAGGTAAAAACGAACCATAAACAATACCCTGTCAGCGATTCAGATTTGAATTGCGTTGAGATTCGCTGTAATCCATGTGGTTGTTTCCTCCCATTTCTCAAAGCTTTGCCTGTATCCGGGTTGGATTGGATTCCTTCCTGTAAAGCATAGATAAATGCCGGCGGCGGCAGTAACTGCGGTGAGGTGAGCGGACGAAGCTTTTTCCCCGACTTTCGGTGTCGTGGTCGTACGCAAGAAAGAAAGAACGGATGCATCTGCAGGACAGCAGCAGGAGTAACTTCACTTGCAACGCGGAGACATCAAGCAATTTAATTCCTCGTCTGCTTTTCGCCTGGATCTTCAAGTACGTACATCCACAAGGTCACGCAGTTTCGGTGGGTGCATGCTGTGTACCATACATTTCCGGTGCCGACTCTGTTCCGTGGCTGTTTAGCGTGCTGTTACAGTTTGTTGTGCTGATCCTCCACGAGAGCAACGATGAACAATTTAGCTTCAACCAGCTTtgtacattgttgatccactgagCGGGATGAGTTTGTCTCCATCTTCTGCGCGCACCGTTCTCTCAAAGGTGACACAATCGCACTGCCTATCGGACAATATCTACTCTAACCTTTCCTTGAGTTGAATTATAATGACGATATGAACATATGGAGTAAAGTGCGTCCTAGGTCCTAGAACTATTTCGGTGGTGTCACGTAGGTTTTAGAACTATGAAAATCATCACTTAGGTCCTTAAAGTGCAATATATGTGACATGCCGATCCTCAAACTATTTCAGAAGTGTCACATGGGTCCTCGAACAATTTCTGTGTCATTAAGCACACACTTGTTGCACTTCAAAGGACCTTTGAGGACCTGGATGGCACTTTTCATAGTTTGAGGACCTACATGACACCCCTGAGATAGTTTAAGGACCTAGGACGCGCTTTACTCTAAAATATGGTACTCCCTCACAtcaatttctccgacaagtatttccggacggagagagtacatatcaAATCATCTCTCCATCCTCAGGCTCCTTTGCAATGCTTCATTTTTTTCCCAACAGTACGCAAAAATACGCACCATATTTTTTGGACTCGGATATCTCGGTAACGTTCGATCTAGGTAGCTCCCGGATCAAACAAATGTTCCTTGGGGGTGATCGTTCCGAAACAAAACATTCGATCCTAGAATGAGTCGCGAATGAACGAGTAGGCTGAGCCCTAATACTGCTGGCCCATCGGTCACGATCCAGGCCGAAACAAAAAAAAAATGCTAGCATAGCCCGTTTGCTACTGTTGCACTATAAAAAAGCTCAAAACCCGAAGAGAACAAACATAACACCCTTGTGAGCAGAACCTGAAAGATTGATTTGCCATCATATATAAAATAGAATTGCCTATTATGTAAAACGCAAATATAACATGTAAAGCTGCCATCAATGTTTAAGATGGATCAAAACTTAAAAGCTTAACAAATATGTATTAAGCCATCTCGGTACAAGCAAATTATGTTTTAACTTAAGATTGCCATTGTTTCATATAAAAGAAAGATGGCAAAAAACCAGAAATTTGAAAACAAAAATGTGAAAGATTCTAATGGATTTTTTTCCATATGATCAAAATTGCGATGGTATACTTTTTTTTACAATGCTCTATTCAACAAATTTGCCATGTTtaaaaaataaataatttatgatgGTGTGCGCGATACAAGTTTCCATGGTGGTATACACATGAAGGTGTAAAACAATAAGTTGCCATGGTTAAAGTAATAAATTTTCCCATGATCTAAACAAAAAAAGTTTACCATTTTAAAAGTAATAAAATGTCCATggtcaaaaatatatttttaccaTGGTCTAATAATACAAAAGTATCCATGGTTCAATTTTTTTGCCATGGTGAATACAATAAAGTTTCCATGGTTAAAAAAAAAATTGCCATATTATGAAGTATGAATTTGCCATGGCTAAACCTAAAAATGTGTGAGGAAAATAAATTTCCCATGGTTAAAAAGTAAATTTTCAATGTCCAAACAATCGATTTCCATGGCATGAAGTA
Protein-coding regions in this window:
- the LOC123164200 gene encoding xyloglucan endotransglycosylase/hydrolase protein 8, whose product is MASPAAVSAVAVALALLVASADAWLHEEFDTEGNVRAGYDARGQQVASIVLDRQSGGAFRSRRSYLYGQFSVQIKLVPGNSAGTVASFYLSSGDGPRHDEIDMEFMGNSTGQPVALNTNVWANGDGKKEQQFYLWFDPAADYHTYTIIWNAKNVIFKVDDLFLRCFTRHADLPYPGAKPMAVHATLWDGSYWATQRGKVKVDWTTAPFVASYRGYSADACVPAGAGRPLACPAGTGRWMRRRPSAAERGTVAWAKKNYMRYNYCDDGWRFPKGFPAECSRG